The Candidatus Eremiobacterota bacterium DNA segment CCGCTTCAGTTGTTATGGCCGCGACACGTTCTATCGCGCCGTCGAACCTTCATCATTATACCACATTCGCCGCACGAGTGTTCGATGCGGGAGATTTTTTTTCGCGCGATCAACGCCGTGCTTCAAAACTCCGGCGGCGCGGTGTTCGCGTTCCAAAGATACTCGGGCTGGTCGAGGGCGTGGTTGATCCAGCGAGACCAGACGAACAGCGCGTCCGACAGCCGGTTCACGTAGCGGATCACTTCCGGCGAGATCTCTTCGCCGGCTTCGCGCATTCCGATCAGCAGCCGTTCGGCGCGGCGGCAGACCGTGCGCGCTTGGTGCAGGAACGCGCCGGGATACGAGCCGCCGGGGTGGATGAAGTTCGCGAGCGGCTCCAAGTCTTGCTGCGCGCGGTCGATCGCGCGCTCCAGCGCTTTCGCGTCGTCCGGGCCGATAAGCGGCATCCCTTCCCAGCGGTCTTTCGGGAGCGTCGCGAGATCGCTGCCCAAGTTGAAGAGCGCGTCCTGCGTCCACGCCAGCCACGCGTCGAGCTCGCGCGCGACCTCGTGCGCGCGGCGCAAGTCCTGCACCGGGCGCGTGCGTTGCACCTCGGCGAGGCCGGCGCGCGCTAGGCCGATCACCGACGAAAGCTCGTCGACCGTCCCGTACGCCTCGATCCGCAGCGCGTTCTTTTTCACGCGTTGCCCGCCGACCAGGCCCGTCGTCCCGTCGTCGCCGGTTCGGGTGTAGATGCGCGTGAGCTTCGGCATGGCCGCAGGAGCTTCGCCGAGTCGCGCAGCGACCATTTTCGCGACCTGGGCGCAAATTCGGCTCGGTCAAATGCCGAGGACGAGCCTCAGGCCTTCATCGACTCGGGATTGTGTGGACTCCCGCACCCGACCGACGGATGCCCCAATGAGCGTTCGGTCGAGTGACACCAGCGCCGACAGGTTGTTCGCGCTCGCCTGCGACAGGCCCGATTCGGTGCGGCGCAAGCGAACGTCTCCCGGCGCATCCGCGCGGCTCTGGTCACCACCCTTCGTCTTCCAAGACAATCGCAGCTGGACGACCGATGAGCTCGTCGCCGCGTCGCTGTTTAACGTAGACCGCGTTCAATGCCGCAGTTATCTGTTGGGTATCAGCATCGTGGACGAGGCGTGCGAGCGCGCGAGCATACAGGGCGCTGCGCGAAACGCCAAGGCCTTTAGCGAGCTTCTCGGCCTCATCATACAGATCGTCCGGGATAGACACGGCGGTGGTCTTCGTCACATCCCAAGTATAACAATAGCTACCACGGGGCAGGACGGTCGCCGACCTGGGCGAACCCGGGGCGTTTGGCCGTCATGGAACGAACGCTGGAACGCATCCCGCCGAAGAGCGCGGACCTCTCGGAGTGGTATCAAGCCGTCTGCTATCAGGCGCAGCTGGTCGCGCAGGCGCCCGTGCGCGGTTGCCTCGTGCTGCGGCCGTACGGAATGGGGCTGTGGGAGCGCCTCCAGGCCGAGCTCGACCGCCGCTTCAAAGAGACGGGGCACGAGAACGCCTACTTCCCGCTGCTGATCCCCGAGTCGCTGCTGATGCGCGAGGCGGAGCACGTCGAAGGGTTCGCACCCGAAGTCGCCTGGGTCACGCAAGGCGGAAACGAAAAGCTCGCCGAGCGGCTCGCGATCCGGCCGACCTCCGAAGTGCTGGTCGGCGTGATGTACGCCGAGTGGGTTCAGTCGTACCGCGACTTGCCGGTGCTGATCAACCAGTGGGTCAACGTGTTGCGCTGGGAGAAGCGCACGCGCCCGTTCCTGCGCACGCTGGAGTTTCTGTGGCAAGAGGGCCACACCGCGCACGCGACGCGCGAGGAAGCCGCCGAGGAAGTCGCGCGCATGCTGGAGATCTATCGCGAAGTCGCCGAGGACGTCTGCGGCGTTCCGGTCTACAAAGGCGAGAAGTCCGCCTCCGAGCGCTTTCCGGGCGCCGACAACACGTTTTCGATCGAAGCGCTGATGCCGGACGGGCGCGCGCTGCAGTCGGGGACCTCGCACGAGCTCGGGCAGAACTTCGCCCGCACCTATGACATCACGTTTGCCGCCGAGGACCAGACGCAGCAGTACGTCTGGACGACCTCGTGGGGAATGTCGTGGCGAATGCTGGGCGCGCTCATCATGACGCACGGCGACGATCGCGGTCTGCGCATCCCGCCGAAGATGGCGCCGGTCGAGGTGGTGATCGTACCGATCCCGCGCGGCGACACCACGCGGCTCGACGCTGCGGCGCGCGAGCTGCTCGCGCAGTGCAAGGCCGCCGGCTTGCGGGTGAAGCTCGACGACAACCCGGGCCAGTCGCCGGGCTACAAGTTCAACGAGTGGGACATGCGCGGCGTGCCGATTCGGCTGGAACTCGGCAACCGCGACCTCGACGCCGGCGTCGTGACGCTGGTGCGCCGCGACAAAGCGGTGAAGGAAGAAGGGCAGAAGCAGCAGGTTCCGCTCGGCGAGGTAGTCCGGTTCATTCCGACGATGCTGGAGCAGATTCAGCACAATCTCTTCGCGCAGGCGAAGACGTTCTTGCAGGACCACACCATCCCGACGCACGACCGCGAGGAGTTCTTCCGGTTGCTGAAAGAGCGCGCCGGGATGATCGACGTGCCGTGGTGCGGCAGCGCGGAGTGCGAGACCGCCGTGAAGGAAGCGACGGGCGCGACGACGCGCAATCTGCGCCCTCTGCGAGAGCTTGCGGGTGACGCGCGCGCGGTGAGGTGCGTGCCGTGCGGCGAGCCGGCCCGGTATCAGGCCTATTTCGCGCAGTCGTATTAGCGCGCTGTGCGCGGCGGTCGTCGCGCTGCTGGCGCTTGCCCTTCGACAAGCTCAGGCTGACACCGGCAGCGATGCGCGCGTCATCGCGCGCAGCGGCGGGGGCGATGTGGTGACCGCGCGGCGGATCGCGGCGGCGCTGCTGGCGCGGCCACTGCCGGCGCAGCTGCTGCGCGTGCGGTGCGAGCGGTTGAACTCGCATTCGGATTGCGGGCTGATCGTCGCCGGGACGAAGTTCCACCGCCGGCTCGACGTGCGCGCTTGGGAGACGGAGGTCGCCGGGCTGGTCGAGGGCGCCTTCGCGGCCGCGCCCGAGCTCGAGGAGGTGGACTGCTGGGCGACGGTCCCGCTCGACGCGGGGAAGGGTGTCGTCGTGAGCGGCGACCACGCGAAGCCGACCTCGGCGACCGTGTTCTCGATCACGGTCCCGCGCGCGCAGCGGGCAAGCGTGCGCGCTCGC contains these protein-coding regions:
- a CDS encoding cob(I)yrinic acid a,c-diamide adenosyltransferase encodes the protein MPKLTRIYTRTGDDGTTGLVGGQRVKKNALRIEAYGTVDELSSVIGLARAGLAEVQRTRPVQDLRRAHEVARELDAWLAWTQDALFNLGSDLATLPKDRWEGMPLIGPDDAKALERAIDRAQQDLEPLANFIHPGGSYPGAFLHQARTVCRRAERLLIGMREAGEEISPEVIRYVNRLSDALFVWSRWINHALDQPEYLWNANTAPPEF
- a CDS encoding ribbon-helix-helix protein, CopG family — translated: MTKTTAVSIPDDLYDEAEKLAKGLGVSRSALYARALARLVHDADTQQITAALNAVYVKQRRGDELIGRPAAIVLEDEGW
- a CDS encoding proline--tRNA ligase encodes the protein MERTLERIPPKSADLSEWYQAVCYQAQLVAQAPVRGCLVLRPYGMGLWERLQAELDRRFKETGHENAYFPLLIPESLLMREAEHVEGFAPEVAWVTQGGNEKLAERLAIRPTSEVLVGVMYAEWVQSYRDLPVLINQWVNVLRWEKRTRPFLRTLEFLWQEGHTAHATREEAAEEVARMLEIYREVAEDVCGVPVYKGEKSASERFPGADNTFSIEALMPDGRALQSGTSHELGQNFARTYDITFAAEDQTQQYVWTTSWGMSWRMLGALIMTHGDDRGLRIPPKMAPVEVVIVPIPRGDTTRLDAAARELLAQCKAAGLRVKLDDNPGQSPGYKFNEWDMRGVPIRLELGNRDLDAGVVTLVRRDKAVKEEGQKQQVPLGEVVRFIPTMLEQIQHNLFAQAKTFLQDHTIPTHDREEFFRLLKERAGMIDVPWCGSAECETAVKEATGATTRNLRPLRELAGDARAVRCVPCGEPARYQAYFAQSY